In Oryza sativa Japonica Group chromosome 8, ASM3414082v1, the sequence aaaatcaaatttatTGCATGCAGCTTGCATAGTGCAGCAGTTTCCTGAGTCATGAACTGATATGACCTGACCTTGGTTTGATCTCTTCAATGCTCAACATGCAATGCAAAAGTCTGATTGCAGGATATCCAAAATAGCAATGAACCACATCCTAAAATCGTCCAGTAAATGGTGTAACAGGGTAACAGCTAACAAGCGCCAGAGTTTCTGAACAAATGTTCACTTCGAGATGGTAACAATGttgcaaataaataaaaattgagCCCCTAGTTTCGCAAGCAAAAAAGGGCCAAGCAACGCAATGTGAATAATCTGAAACCATTCTCAAATTCTACTATAGTACAGCACACAACTTCAGTATTCAGCTCTGCTGCAGAAAATTAGCTGTTCTGCATGCTACACACCATTATTTCGACCCCCTTTGCTTCATGTCCTACACTGCAGGCTAACATCTGAAAATCTAAATCCAAGAGCAAGATGACTACAAAAATGCCGCGTATATAACTAtagtttcttaatttttttattcaaGCTATTTACCACTGCTCGAGTTCTAAGGTATTCTTGGATACAACAAAATACAGGATAATGCCTATAAAACTGCATCCCAGTAGCCTACACTTTTCCCGTCTTACTGTTTCAATTTGTCCAGCTCCTTGTCCCAGTTAAGACCAAACATTTGGCGCCCAAAGGGCACTATCAGATTGTATCGGAAAACCTGTAACATTTGAGAAAAATAAAACTCCAGATTAGTCCATTTTGTTCTAGTCATTAAGCATACACAGGGTGGGCAGGTAGCCAGTAGCACCTTGTCATTTATTTGGCGAATTTGTTCCTGAAGCAGTCTGTGATCATCATGCCAGGTAGAACGATCATCCTCAGAGCGGTTCGCCCAAGCCTTCCTCAATGCTGATCTCCATCGTGCAATCATGCCTCGAATTTCCTTGTTCAGCTCAACCCATTCGGGTGCGCAGCCGTTCCTTGAAAGTATTCTGTAAAGTGTGTCTTCTGCAGGATCAGCATGAGGGTTTGAATTGAGGTTTAAAGGTTTTCCCTTCCCAGGTAGGTTTTCAAAGTGCCCTTCTTCCATTGAATGCCATATTCTTTGTTCCACAACATTGATTATATCAGTCTCAGATCTGCAACAAACAAGAAAAGTTACTAGTCATGTGACAATCCACAGTATTTGACAGTTGATCCAATTAGTGATGCAGAAACGTCAGATTTACCAATAAGAAACAAGCCTAAACATGTGCGTATTACACAATTTCTATGCATCAATTTGGCTAACTATTGGCTAGATTGATTGGTACGCTAATGTACATGGTAAAACACAAATGTTCAGACAGAGAGATGGAAAAGTTGTTAATAGCAACTTGCTGGGTGCATGTGGCTGGGCGAAGCTCTGAAGTGAAAAACTCAGAGTCATTAacaagatatataaactttttacagAAACCAGAGGAAGAAAGACATAAGATAGCTTGACAAATGGACCATGCGTTGCAGAAACATTTTGAAAATGATCATATGCTGTCTTGTACCTAAACTTAAACATGTTGTGAACAAGACATTTTTGAACCAATATCACGCTGTCACATAGGTATGCAGTTCCAACATTGTCTATTTTGTTGGTTGAGGCCAGTGACAATTAATTCATCAGCATCGTTACATATTGACTAATGAGTACCACCAGAAAGATAATTTTAATTAGCGTTGTTTCGGAACATTTATAGGCACTCAGTTGGTCCGTCATTGTCCATTGGAGCTGCTTGTAAGCAACAACATCATGCAGTATGCAGTTTTGGCTGTTGTTGTTGCGAAACTGAAGAAAATCCATAAGGTATAACAACTATAACGTTGATTTCATTATGCAATGTTCCACTACAAGCCTTGTAGTGATTGATTGTCCCTAacagtgatatatatatatatattttttacaatcGAAATACGCTATGTATCACCACAAATGCTTGCCCAGGTGGTAAGAGAAtggtattaaaaaaaaaagcttggcCAGGGCAGGTGATAAGTAGAAGAAGAGAATGATATTAGTTTCAGTGGTAATTTCATTGACTCTGTTCAGATGTTGCTCGAAATGAAATGGAAGCTGTAGATGATTAAATCAAGCAATTGGGTACAAAAGAAGAGATTGGTATTGGCATCATACTGGGTAAGATAATAATAGTAGTAGAATGCAAGCAACGGGATAATACGCTGCCTAGACCCTCTTGCATGATTACCGAAGAATGAATCGTAGAGGGCGGAGGGGAAGGGGGCATATAAACCTGACGGCGTTGGCGCGGCCGCGGAGCTCGGGAGGGAGCTTgcggtcggcgacggcgtccaTGACCGCGGCCAGGCGGTGGTGGGACGAgggcttcttcttcttattcTCGTCGGCGGAGGGCCCAGGGGAGTGCGGAGATTCCTCCGCCCAGGGCGAGGACCAGAAGGCCCTGCGGCGGGCGGGCgccaggaggaggcggcgagtggcggcgccggcgatcgcCACCGCcatgggagagaaaaaaaaggggatcgagaggaagaggaagcttTGTGAGTTTGGGCCTTTATTTGGTGGAGGCCCATTGATTCCTACGTGGGCTGGGCCGAACACGGTCCAGGTAGTTGGTCCACATTCCAGGTTGAACGattccagcggcggcggcgagtggtggCGCGCGATCATCTCCCACTCCCACCGTTGTTCCTCCTCAACACGCGCCACTCCTCACATTCATTTCCACCTGCTcatctatatctatctatcatcAAGCTGATCATCCATACTTGTTGATCGACCACCGGAGAAGAAGGATCTATCTATAGCAGCAAGCAAGCAGAGAAGAATATCATCAGAAATCGGAGATTAATCGATCGGGCGGAGATCAGAGAGATATATTAGATTGTTttgtttgatcgatcgatcgatcgggatGGCTGCTGCTTCATCTGCTGACATGGAGAGGATCTTCAAGCGGTTCGACACCAACGGGGACGGCAAGATATCGCTGTCGGAGCTGACGGACGCGCTGCGGACGCTGGGGTCGACATCCGCCGACGAGGTCCAGCGCATGATGGCCGAGATCGacaccgacggcgacggcttcaTCGACTTCAACGAGTTCATCTCCTTCTGCAACGCCAACCCTGGCCTCATGAAGGACGTCGCCAAGGTCTTctgattcttttttctttatctCTCATCGCTTCCCATCCATCATATCATCTTTCCTAATTTATTTATATCTATTCTCCATTATATTCTTCCCTTTCATTTCTACCACTACCAGCAGCCTCTGCTAGCTGCTTCATTATTTTCTATTCCAATCTTATTTGgatccattccattccattcctTGATGTTTTATTCGTTTGTACCTCGCGCATATAtgccttaattaattaattaattaatttttgtgTTTCACTTCACTATATATTGTACtactgccttttcttttctttcctaaaTTAGTAGAGTCGCACAAACTATACCGCGAGATATAAACCTTTGTCAACAACTTTGTTTCATCTTGCTTCATGTTGTAACTGGATGGATGTAATTATTTCCCAATCTTAATACAAAGATACGCAAGCTTTATGCGTATTCTCGGAAAAAAACATACATACCACTCAATTGAACTCTAAAATGTCTATCGATTCAGATTTCAAACCTGTGTATGGTTTTGATAGGCTTGTCCGCACCTATATGGCTGTGTGTTTGGTTCATACTTAATGTTGGATAAAAAAATGTACATCCATGTGTTTAAGAATACAGtgatctaattttttttatggtacAGAGCGGATATATATGATCAtcagttttttctttcttttttcctttttttctagcTAGATGGATGAGAAACAtgccttaattaattatcactAATAAAATACTAATGATCAAGATTAGGTGAATATCATTGGGCCAGATGAGACAATCCAACGACTTCCAATATTCCCTCTCTTGGCCGCTCTATTCATCCATGCCCACCAAAATAGAGGGGGTTTCACTCGGTTACTTTACTTAGGCTACGTTCGGGCCCTCATTCCCTAGCACGTAAAACGAAGTAGCATTTAGcgcttgattaattaagtattagctattttttaaaaaaatagattaatatgattttttaagcaaattTCGTATAATAACTTTTTTCTGCAAAAAAGTATattttagcagtttgaaaaacgtacgtGCTGAAAACGAGGAGAGGATGGTAACAGACAGTGCCGAACATAGCTTTAGTTTGTATCGAATTTAATTTGTTATAGATGTCTAAGTTTAAACTTATGGGTATACATATATGATGAAAATAgataaattatactccctccatttcacaatgtaagtcattccagtatttctcacattcatattggtgttaatgaatctagacatatatatctatttagattcattaatattaatatgattatgggaaatgctagaatgacttacattgtgaaacggcaGAAGTAACTAAAAAAATTCTGAACCGGGTTCATGGGCACCTCTCTAGATATATGTAGGATGTAGCTTCGCTCTTGCTCACTAATCAAACACATTCAAAAGTTAGATGATTATCTCCCGAGCGTTGTTACGGTACAGCGGTCGGTACCGGTACCGCCCGGTACCAAAATCCTGGACGGCTGGTAGAGTTTGGTACCGGGCGGTACCAATTCTGTCCTTGTGCAGTACCACGCGGAGAACTGAGGTGGAAGGACAAAAACGTAACTTTGCGTGCAATAACTGGATCGGGAGGGATGGACGGGCAGCTCGAACCCTAGAAGCGTTGTGattctcgatcgatcgacgccgccgccgcctcctggatCGACGCCGCCGACTCTTGGAGGTGAActcagccgtcgccgccgccgccgccgggaatgATGACAtcgatgccgccgcctccgggaaggacgacatcgacgccgccaccgctacCGGGAACGACGAGTTCGCTGCTGCCGTCGCCTGCTTCAACgtcgccgccgctaccgccgcgGGGAAGGACGACATCAATGCTGCTGCCGCCGGGAAGGACGAcatcgacgccgccaccgctaccgggaacgacgagttcgctaccgccgccgcttgctTCAACGCTGCTGCCGCTGGGAAGGACGAgttcgatgccgccgccgcggcctgctTCAACGCATGCCGGaatccgccgctcgccgccacttGATTGCTTCAACGCATGGCCGGCGCCACTCTCTTCCGATCCTACCCATGCCGGAACGAACGGCAGATGCATACTGGTACCGAGTGGTACAATTTGCTGGACCATAAAAAATCTCTTATCTCCCATCCAAATATATATTTCCTGCTGCAATTGAGATTTAGTAGTAATTGATTTTTGTGATTCGGTAGTTTACATGGTAGTAGTACGTACATATATTCGGGATTCCACTTTGGTCACATCGATCGAAGTGAGAAGAGAATTGATGAAGCATGCACTACATATATATGCCTCCCATAGGGGAGTCTGAATCATTACCAGCTTTGAATATCCATACATATATTCATCATGTATTCCGTTCAAAGTCAGTtccggccggcc encodes:
- the LOC4346324 gene encoding uncharacterized protein, giving the protein MAVAIAGAATRRLLLAPARRRAFWSSPWAEESPHSPGPSADENKKKKPSSHHRLAAVMDAVADRKLPPELRGRANAVRSETDIINVVEQRIWHSMEEGHFENLPGKGKPLNLNSNPHADPAEDTLYRILSRNGCAPEWVELNKEIRGMIARWRSALRKAWANRSEDDRSTWHDDHRLLQEQIRQINDKVFRYNLIVPFGRQMFGLNWDKELDKLKQ
- the LOC4346325 gene encoding polcalcin Phl p 7, with the translated sequence MAAASSADMERIFKRFDTNGDGKISLSELTDALRTLGSTSADEVQRMMAEIDTDGDGFIDFNEFISFCNANPGLMKDVAKVF